GTTCAGTATTTGGGTGAGATGGGGAAAGAACTGCGCGTTATACGCAACGATCAGATCACATGTGATGAGATTGAAGCCCTGCAGCCGTCGTATCTTATGATTTCACCAGGGCCTTGCACACCGAACGAAGCAGGGATTAGCCTAGAAGCGATCGAGCGGTTTGCGGGCAGGATTCCGATTTTTGGCGTGTGTCTGGGACACCAATCCATTGCCCAAGTATTTGGTGGTCGAGTCATCCGTGCCGAACGGCTGATGCATGGTAAGACATCGCAGGTGCATCATATCGGCGAAGGTATATTTGCTGGATTGCCTACACCATTCCGTGCAACACGTTATCATTCACTTATCGTGGAGCGGCAGACGCTGCCAGAGTGTATGGAAATTACGGCTGAGACGCCGGAAGGAGAAATCATGGCGCTGCGTCATCGCGAGCTTGCGGTAGAAGGAGTACAATTTCATCCCGAATCCATTATGACAGAACATGGCATGCAACTGCTGCGTAACTTTTTAACACGTTACGCTCCGCTTACCAATATATAAATAAAGGAGTAAGGAACGAATCGTGAAAGTATTTCTCGATGGGCGTATACTGGATGCCCAACAAGCTGTGATCTCGCCGTTTGATCACGGCTTTCTTTATGGGCTGGGACTGTTCGAGACGATGAGGGTATACAGCGGGCATATCGCTTTGCTGGAGAAGCATTATCATCGGCTGCAGCAAGCGGCAGATGAGCTTGGTATTGCGTTGACAATGACGCGCGAAGAATTACGTTTTGCCATTCTTAAAACGCTTAGTGCAAATGGTTTGCATGATGCGTATGTACGGGTCGATTTGACGGCAGGCGATAAAGGGCTTGGTCCTTATGCGGGTATATATGATGAACCGCATTGGCTTATTTTCGTAAAGCCGCTGCCTGATTTTCCGATCTCGTTGTATGAAACAGGAAAGAAACTTCAGGTCCTGAAGCGGCCGCGCAATTCTCCTGAAGGGGAGTGGCGTTTTAAGTCTCACCATTATATGAATAATCGCTTCGG
This genomic interval from Aneurinibacillus sp. REN35 contains the following:
- the pabA gene encoding aminodeoxychorismate/anthranilate synthase component II encodes the protein MILMIDNYDSFTYNLVQYLGEMGKELRVIRNDQITCDEIEALQPSYLMISPGPCTPNEAGISLEAIERFAGRIPIFGVCLGHQSIAQVFGGRVIRAERLMHGKTSQVHHIGEGIFAGLPTPFRATRYHSLIVERQTLPECMEITAETPEGEIMALRHRELAVEGVQFHPESIMTEHGMQLLRNFLTRYAPLTNI
- the pabC gene encoding aminodeoxychorismate lyase, with protein sequence MKVFLDGRILDAQQAVISPFDHGFLYGLGLFETMRVYSGHIALLEKHYHRLQQAADELGIALTMTREELRFAILKTLSANGLHDAYVRVDLTAGDKGLGPYAGIYDEPHWLIFVKPLPDFPISLYETGKKLQVLKRPRNSPEGEWRFKSHHYMNNRFGKMEIGTHPDVEGLFLTENGCLAEGIVSNLFFVSEDVMYTPDIKTGILPGTRREFVMELAELHGFTVREGWYYIERLMVADEVFITNAIQEIVPIHTVNEQRIGQGTIGAITKQLLALYRNHIV